One Roseburia rectibacter DNA window includes the following coding sequences:
- a CDS encoding DUF6077 domain-containing protein: MLIVFKLLVLTGIWYIFPTAVGFVVEKQSGAQNIDFLQCYLKGIIILFGLFYLIARIVIMQKLSLSVLTEIWCKVMILVIILALAFIFWKRKEIRLSDIIREVKKLIPGILVVIILTVFSVGAVTVSQKDNTVESVLTMYTFDTLYQINPMTGKAPMLPVEKELLAQMAGSPLDAYYAVCLKICNLNPAKFIRMILPFFMFPIYYAVYVLWARFLFPGEKAGKRYMFLAMIWVLYAIPLAADKAFYFSVFQNEWNGEPLFFLALLPWSILQIFGKGKELRSLKNYASVPVLICYVASALAGQLMYEKGFFMITFAWVAVIVMTGIMRWKNGSSI, from the coding sequence TTGCTTATTGTTTTTAAATTGCTTGTACTTACAGGCATCTGGTATATTTTCCCCACAGCGGTGGGATTTGTGGTGGAAAAACAAAGTGGTGCCCAAAATATAGATTTTCTGCAGTGTTATCTGAAGGGAATCATAATATTATTTGGACTGTTTTATCTGATCGCACGGATTGTGATTATGCAAAAGTTATCTTTGTCCGTGCTGACAGAAATATGGTGCAAAGTTATGATACTTGTGATCATTTTGGCGCTGGCATTTATTTTTTGGAAAAGAAAAGAAATACGCTTGTCAGATATCATCAGGGAAGTGAAAAAACTGATACCAGGTATACTGGTTGTGATCATACTTACTGTATTTAGTGTGGGAGCAGTGACGGTCAGCCAGAAAGATAATACGGTAGAATCCGTGCTGACTATGTATACTTTTGATACGCTGTATCAGATCAATCCGATGACAGGAAAAGCACCGATGCTGCCGGTAGAAAAAGAATTGTTAGCACAGATGGCAGGATCTCCGTTAGATGCATATTATGCAGTCTGTTTGAAAATATGTAACCTGAATCCGGCTAAATTCATCCGGATGATCCTACCGTTTTTTATGTTTCCGATATATTATGCTGTCTATGTTCTCTGGGCAAGATTTTTATTCCCTGGGGAAAAAGCGGGGAAAAGATATATGTTTCTTGCGATGATATGGGTATTGTATGCAATTCCGCTGGCAGCAGACAAGGCATTTTATTTCAGTGTTTTTCAAAATGAATGGAATGGAGAACCGTTGTTTTTCCTGGCTCTGCTGCCGTGGTCGATATTACAGATTTTCGGAAAGGGAAAAGAGCTGCGCAGTCTGAAAAATTATGCATCTGTGCCGGTACTGATCTGTTATGTGGCATCGGCGCTGGCAGGACAACTGATGTATGAAAAAGGATTTTTTATGATAACATTTGCATGGGTGGCAGTTATAGTTATGACAGGTATTATGAGGTGGAAAAATGGAAGCAGCATTTGA